One window of Nocardia sp. NBC_00508 genomic DNA carries:
- a CDS encoding DUF779 domain-containing protein, whose amino-acid sequence MAPRTRRVEITDRARIVLRRMIEQHGAVLFHQSGVDRDGSAPRCLPIREARIGGADVLLGTLPWHTEFWVGAEQYERWKHAHLTLDVLDGRGCSAETPEDTRFVIKSRLLTDEEAAALADGGPPRTGADRLA is encoded by the coding sequence ATGGCGCCGCGCACTCGCAGGGTGGAGATCACCGACCGTGCCAGGATCGTGTTGCGTCGCATGATCGAACAGCACGGCGCGGTGCTGTTCCATCAGTCCGGCGTGGATCGTGACGGGAGCGCGCCGAGGTGCCTGCCCATCCGCGAGGCCCGGATCGGCGGCGCGGACGTGCTGTTGGGCACCCTGCCGTGGCACACCGAATTCTGGGTCGGCGCCGAGCAATACGAACGCTGGAAGCACGCCCACCTGACCCTGGACGTGCTCGACGGGCGCGGCTGCTCTGCGGAAACGCCCGAGGACACGCGCTTCGTCATCAAGTCCCGGCTGCTCACCGACGAGGAAGCAGCAGCGCTGGCGGACGGCGGTCCGCCGCGCACCGGAGCCGACCGGTTGGCTTGA
- a CDS encoding sensor histidine kinase, with amino-acid sequence MFRARLGVRTRILAIALIPSLTLLVVGVGAASYLVAEGTKAKDWAAENQKAIPSTRELMEAVQQERHLTLAQLSGDGTVAPALGAARMRLDAALRGLVAASEGIRDVDDSKLGDNVANFTTLTQHMTAVRSGVDAAALPPADGYLFFNRLLDVISVGTKVAEQTAPDAEIAVRIATGMRLFNATEAMARSDALGAIYGDGAHPPSIPVEEYVRQIGFYHTEIAALSAELEGAEQQHLQTLTAGTAWQQLTAMENAIAQRAMAPVPAAAPTGSSTSGNGTRAAAPPPLPLSTQEWHSAAAEVSRGLIDAWTAHNRASQKLAEDKAAAAATRSAVAGGGVLVVSGLAFLVAVVIANRVIRRLKRLRGETLALADERLPDMMRKLRDGETVDAAAESPDLDYGQDEIGQVAKAFQHAHSAAVAAAVAEARTREGVKAVFLNIAHRSQIVVHRQLEILDEAEQRQEDPILLDTLFRLDHLATRERRNAENLTILGGGKPGRQWRNPVPLIDLVRSAVGETLDYARVRLGRLPDIQVLGSVVADLIHLLAELADNATSFSPPQSRVEVTGNVVGKGAMVEITDQGMGMSEAEVTKTNEMLRNPPDFGLAALSADSRLGLFVVAQLAARHGITVRLSDSDYGGIKAIVIIPSALITGEPDTPQTPAELTDPSRRHSVNGTPAGAGDYAPTGIPSVATPAIEPAAPPRYAPRPFTEARPGPDGRPALPRRNRQTNLAPQLAQPVQEQAASTQPVRSAEQARDLMSAIENGTRQGRRAVISDEQEG; translated from the coding sequence ATGTTCAGAGCGAGGCTCGGGGTCCGGACCCGGATTCTGGCGATCGCGCTCATCCCGAGCCTGACTCTGCTTGTCGTCGGCGTGGGCGCTGCGAGCTACCTGGTGGCGGAGGGCACGAAAGCGAAGGACTGGGCCGCGGAGAACCAGAAGGCCATTCCCTCGACCAGGGAATTGATGGAAGCGGTTCAGCAGGAACGCCACCTCACGCTCGCGCAGCTGTCCGGTGACGGCACCGTCGCGCCCGCCCTCGGCGCCGCGCGGATGCGCTTGGACGCGGCCCTGCGTGGCCTCGTCGCGGCGTCGGAGGGTATCCGCGACGTGGACGACTCGAAGCTCGGCGACAACGTCGCCAATTTCACCACCCTTACGCAGCACATGACGGCGGTGCGTTCCGGCGTGGACGCGGCCGCGCTGCCGCCCGCGGACGGCTACCTCTTCTTCAACCGGCTGCTCGACGTGATCTCGGTAGGCACCAAAGTCGCCGAGCAGACCGCGCCGGACGCCGAGATCGCCGTCCGCATCGCCACCGGCATGCGGCTGTTCAACGCCACCGAGGCGATGGCGCGCAGCGACGCGCTCGGCGCGATATACGGCGACGGCGCCCATCCCCCGTCCATCCCCGTCGAGGAGTACGTCCGGCAGATCGGCTTCTACCACACCGAGATCGCCGCGCTCAGCGCCGAACTCGAGGGCGCGGAGCAGCAGCACCTGCAGACCCTCACCGCGGGGACGGCGTGGCAGCAGCTGACCGCGATGGAGAACGCGATCGCCCAGCGCGCCATGGCGCCCGTCCCGGCCGCCGCTCCGACCGGCTCGAGCACGTCCGGCAACGGCACGCGCGCCGCTGCCCCGCCCCCGTTGCCGTTGAGCACGCAGGAATGGCACAGTGCCGCCGCCGAAGTCAGCCGCGGCCTGATCGATGCCTGGACCGCGCACAACCGGGCCTCGCAGAAACTCGCCGAGGACAAGGCCGCCGCCGCGGCAACCAGGTCGGCCGTCGCGGGCGGCGGCGTGCTCGTGGTCAGCGGGCTGGCGTTTCTCGTCGCTGTGGTCATCGCCAACCGAGTCATTCGCCGATTGAAGCGGCTACGCGGCGAGACGCTCGCGCTGGCCGACGAGCGGCTGCCGGACATGATGCGCAAGCTGCGCGATGGCGAAACCGTCGATGCCGCGGCCGAATCCCCGGACCTGGACTACGGCCAGGATGAGATCGGCCAGGTCGCCAAGGCGTTCCAGCACGCGCACTCCGCGGCCGTCGCCGCCGCGGTGGCCGAAGCCCGCACCCGGGAAGGCGTGAAGGCGGTGTTCCTGAATATCGCGCACCGCAGCCAGATCGTGGTGCACCGGCAGCTGGAGATCCTCGACGAGGCCGAGCAGCGGCAGGAAGACCCGATCCTGCTCGACACCCTCTTCCGCCTCGACCACCTCGCCACGCGCGAGCGGCGCAACGCCGAGAACCTCACCATTCTCGGTGGCGGCAAGCCGGGCAGGCAGTGGCGCAACCCGGTTCCGCTGATCGACCTGGTGCGCAGCGCGGTCGGCGAGACGCTGGACTACGCGCGGGTCCGGTTGGGCCGGCTGCCCGATATCCAGGTGCTCGGCTCCGTGGTCGCCGACCTCATCCACCTGCTCGCCGAGCTGGCGGACAACGCCACGTCGTTCTCCCCGCCGCAGTCGCGGGTCGAAGTGACCGGCAACGTGGTCGGCAAGGGCGCGATGGTCGAGATCACCGACCAGGGCATGGGGATGTCCGAGGCCGAGGTGACCAAGACGAACGAGATGCTGCGCAACCCACCGGACTTCGGCCTGGCCGCCTTGTCGGCCGACTCCCGGCTCGGGTTGTTCGTCGTCGCCCAGCTGGCCGCGCGCCACGGCATCACGGTGCGGCTGTCGGATTCCGACTACGGTGGGATCAAAGCGATCGTCATCATTCCGTCCGCGCTCATCACCGGCGAGCCGGACACGCCGCAGACACCGGCGGAGCTCACCGATCCGAGCAGGCGCCACAGCGTCAACGGCACACCCGCGGGTGCGGGCGACTACGCGCCGACCGGCATACCCTCGGTCGCGACGCCTGCCATCGAGCCGGCCGCGCCCCCGCGCTACGCGCCGCGGCCGTTCACCGAGGCGCGGCCGGGCCCGGACGGCCGCCCCGCGCTGCCCCGGCGGAACCGACAGACCAATCTCGCACCGCAACTGGCGCAACCCGTCCAGGAGCAAGCCGCGTCCACGCAACCCGTACGCTCTGCCGAACAGGCCCGTGATCTGATGTCGGCCATCGAGAACGGGACGCGGCAGGGCCGCCGCGCCGTCATTTCGGACGAACAGGAAGGCTAG
- a CDS encoding transcriptional regulator, whose product MAQFRTLTQQRTELEKEWERWATAPKTPPATRTTVLRNDVAQSWRRSLGTIDPGRTVAPGVDDVGDRWATSPLRGPVTTLAGDLRAITEDSGYLAVVTDAAGTVLWSCGDRALRRQAEQVNFAPGGCWDESHMGTNGVALSLHNARAASVFSAEHLVAALHGWVCYCAPIHGPDGRVVGALDLSSSWDRSHPAVLASVRALATAAETMLRTAEPAPTSGVRLECLGTARLSRDGRPLRLPPRQLEILALLTLQPEGFTPEQLHAAIYGDRSVSTSTLKADVSHLRRATGGEISNRRYVLTGPVACDAVDLLAAIAAGDTASAVWLYRGPLLPGSDTPGVLEWRDYLDVGVRTAVLASDRAEHAVAFGERAPRDIEVHEHALGLLPRNDVRRAVVAARLHTALHD is encoded by the coding sequence GTGGCGCAGTTCCGCACCCTTACACAGCAGCGGACCGAACTGGAGAAAGAATGGGAGCGCTGGGCGACGGCTCCGAAAACCCCACCCGCAACCCGAACCACCGTGCTGCGCAACGACGTGGCGCAATCCTGGCGGCGCTCGCTGGGCACCATCGATCCCGGTCGCACCGTGGCGCCGGGAGTGGACGACGTCGGAGACCGGTGGGCCACGTCGCCGCTGCGCGGACCGGTGACCACGCTGGCAGGCGATCTGCGCGCCATCACCGAGGACTCCGGCTACCTGGCCGTGGTCACCGACGCCGCGGGCACCGTTCTGTGGTCCTGCGGTGACCGCGCGCTGCGCAGGCAAGCCGAGCAGGTGAACTTCGCTCCGGGTGGCTGCTGGGACGAAAGCCACATGGGCACCAACGGTGTGGCGCTCTCGCTGCACAACGCCCGCGCGGCCTCGGTGTTCTCCGCCGAGCATCTGGTCGCCGCACTGCACGGCTGGGTGTGCTACTGCGCACCGATCCACGGGCCCGACGGCAGAGTGGTCGGAGCGCTGGATCTGTCCAGTTCCTGGGACCGCTCGCACCCTGCGGTGCTCGCCTCGGTCCGGGCGCTGGCCACCGCGGCGGAGACGATGCTGCGCACCGCCGAGCCCGCGCCGACATCGGGAGTGCGCCTGGAATGCCTCGGCACCGCGCGACTGTCGCGCGACGGCAGACCGCTGCGGCTGCCGCCCCGGCAGTTGGAGATCCTCGCGCTGCTGACACTCCAGCCGGAGGGCTTCACCCCCGAGCAGCTGCACGCCGCCATCTACGGCGACCGCTCGGTATCCACCAGCACCCTGAAGGCCGACGTCTCGCATCTGCGCCGCGCCACGGGCGGCGAAATCAGCAATCGCCGATACGTTTTGACCGGACCGGTGGCCTGTGACGCGGTCGACCTGCTCGCCGCCATCGCGGCGGGCGACACTGCCTCGGCGGTCTGGCTGTACCGCGGTCCGCTGCTGCCCGGGTCGGACACGCCCGGCGTGCTGGAGTGGCGCGACTACCTCGACGTGGGCGTGCGGACCGCCGTGCTCGCCAGCGACCGTGCCGAGCACGCGGTGGCGTTCGGCGAACGCGCGCCGCGCGATATCGAAGTGCACGAGCACGCGTTGGGGCTGCTGCCGCGCAACGACGTCCGCCGCGCGGTGGTCGCCGCCCGGCTGCACACCGCTTTGCACGACTAG
- a CDS encoding succinic semialdehyde dehydrogenase, which yields MPAPEADVFARLSALAAIEAPTDRQHKTIVETFTGNALGSVPVGTAADVAAAFDRARAAQARWAARPVAERAAVLERYRALVVEHREFLMDVVQAETGKARWAAQEEIMGLMFAARYFAKVAPRLLSTHQVPGAFPVLNRASVRSHPKGVVGVIAPWNYPLLLSIGDSIPALIAGNAVVVKPDSQTPFSTLAGAELLYRAGLPRELLAVVPGPGAVVGTAIVDACDYLMFTGSSQTGRHLAEQCGRRLIGFSAELGGKNPMIVANGADLDKAAKAAVRACFSNAGQLCISIERLYVERDVAAAFTEKFVAAVNAAKLGAAYDYSTDIGSLISEAQLETVAKHVADATGKGAKVLTGGNARPDLGPLFFEPTVLAEVTDEMECGRDETFGPLVSIYPVDSVEEAVRLANDTDYGLNASVWAASKSEGERIAARLHAGTVCVDEGYAPAWGTTAAPMGGMGISGVGRRHGPDGLLKFTEPQSIVVTRFLNLDAPKLFPNGKWQAFLMTVARSLRFLPGR from the coding sequence ATGCCCGCGCCGGAAGCCGACGTATTCGCAAGACTGAGCGCGCTGGCCGCGATCGAGGCGCCCACGGACCGACAGCACAAGACGATCGTCGAGACGTTCACCGGAAACGCGCTTGGCAGCGTGCCCGTGGGCACCGCGGCCGACGTCGCGGCCGCGTTCGACAGGGCCCGTGCGGCGCAGGCGCGCTGGGCGGCGCGGCCGGTGGCCGAACGCGCCGCGGTGCTGGAGCGCTATCGGGCGCTGGTGGTGGAGCACCGCGAGTTCCTGATGGACGTGGTGCAGGCCGAGACGGGCAAAGCGCGCTGGGCGGCCCAGGAAGAAATCATGGGCCTGATGTTCGCGGCCCGCTACTTCGCCAAGGTCGCACCCCGCTTGCTGAGCACCCACCAGGTCCCGGGCGCCTTTCCGGTGCTCAATCGGGCGTCCGTTCGGTCCCACCCCAAGGGTGTTGTCGGTGTCATCGCGCCGTGGAACTACCCACTGCTGCTCTCGATCGGCGATTCCATTCCGGCACTCATCGCGGGCAACGCCGTGGTGGTGAAACCAGACAGCCAGACCCCGTTCTCCACGCTGGCCGGCGCCGAACTGCTCTACCGGGCGGGTCTGCCGCGGGAGCTGCTCGCGGTCGTGCCCGGACCGGGCGCCGTGGTCGGCACAGCGATCGTCGACGCGTGCGACTACCTGATGTTCACCGGGTCCTCGCAGACCGGCCGCCACCTGGCTGAGCAGTGCGGCCGGAGGCTGATCGGCTTCTCCGCCGAACTCGGCGGCAAGAACCCGATGATCGTCGCCAACGGCGCCGACCTGGACAAGGCCGCCAAGGCCGCCGTGCGCGCCTGCTTCTCCAACGCCGGACAGCTGTGCATCTCCATCGAGCGGCTCTACGTCGAGCGGGACGTCGCGGCGGCGTTCACCGAGAAATTCGTCGCGGCGGTGAACGCCGCGAAGCTCGGTGCGGCCTATGACTATTCGACCGATATCGGCAGCCTCATCTCCGAAGCGCAGCTGGAGACGGTGGCCAAGCATGTCGCCGACGCCACCGGCAAGGGCGCGAAGGTGCTGACCGGCGGCAACGCGCGCCCGGACCTGGGGCCACTGTTCTTCGAACCAACGGTGCTGGCGGAGGTGACCGACGAGATGGAGTGCGGCCGCGACGAAACCTTCGGCCCGCTGGTGTCGATCTACCCTGTCGACAGTGTCGAGGAGGCCGTCCGGCTGGCCAACGATACCGACTACGGTCTCAATGCCTCGGTCTGGGCGGCGAGCAAGTCCGAAGGCGAACGCATCGCGGCGCGGTTGCACGCGGGCACCGTATGCGTGGACGAAGGCTATGCACCCGCCTGGGGCACCACAGCTGCCCCGATGGGCGGCATGGGCATCTCCGGCGTCGGGCGTCGCCACGGCCCCGACGGCCTGCTGAAGTTCACCGAACCGCAGTCCATCGTCGTCACCCGGTTTCTGAATCTCGATGCGCCGAAGCTGTTCCCGAACGGCAAGTGGCAGGCGTTCCTGATGACCGTCGCCCGCAGCCTGCGCTTCCTGCCCGGTCGTTGA